In one Corallococcus silvisoli genomic region, the following are encoded:
- a CDS encoding M23 family metallopeptidase, whose protein sequence is MSFEELYATSGDSGPTSDSSPFLPREPDRARGPLTPERSPELDAALTVFTEKARAYREKVQRGSVMPVDQVRNWESMNAALDAFLSRPVEHTDTRDLTRARGVMEAELEQDARLYGDMPGPLAEAVVVRVGRLIVRASTLRRWELPSEEPSGPPRLAWPVEPVTITSLYGDRWHPITGQLRRHSGVDLAARRGQSVGVAEKGVVLRAGWNGDHGKMVEVQHDGQWVTRYSHLSEVLVTTGEVLARGDVVGLAGDTGLATGVHVHFELWHDGNSLDPLEALVAPEAAPDASDEERPVARMPAESPVLTSQGRHPNAGSRP, encoded by the coding sequence ATGAGCTTTGAGGAACTGTACGCGACCTCGGGCGACAGCGGCCCCACCAGCGACTCCTCGCCTTTCCTCCCCCGCGAACCGGACCGCGCCCGGGGCCCGCTGACTCCCGAGCGTTCCCCCGAACTCGACGCCGCGCTCACCGTGTTCACGGAGAAGGCCCGGGCCTACCGCGAGAAGGTCCAGCGCGGCAGCGTGATGCCCGTCGACCAGGTTCGGAACTGGGAATCGATGAACGCCGCCCTGGACGCCTTCCTGTCCCGGCCGGTGGAGCACACCGACACCCGCGACCTGACGCGCGCCCGGGGCGTGATGGAGGCCGAACTGGAGCAGGACGCGCGCCTCTACGGCGACATGCCGGGCCCGCTCGCGGAGGCCGTGGTGGTGCGGGTCGGCCGCCTCATCGTGCGCGCGTCCACGCTGCGCCGCTGGGAACTGCCCTCGGAGGAGCCCTCCGGTCCACCGCGCCTCGCCTGGCCCGTGGAGCCGGTCACCATCACCAGCCTCTATGGCGACCGCTGGCACCCCATCACCGGACAGCTCCGCCGTCACTCGGGCGTGGACCTGGCGGCCCGGCGCGGACAGTCCGTCGGCGTCGCGGAGAAGGGCGTCGTCCTGCGGGCCGGCTGGAACGGCGACCACGGGAAGATGGTGGAGGTCCAGCACGACGGCCAGTGGGTGACGCGCTACAGCCACCTGTCCGAGGTCCTGGTGACGACCGGCGAGGTGCTGGCGCGAGGCGACGTCGTGGGGCTCGCGGGGGACACGGGGCTGGCGACCGGTGTCCACGTCCACTTCGAGCTCTGGCACGACGGAAACTCGCTGGATCCGCTGGAGGCGCTCGTTGCCCCCGAGGCGGCCCCGGACGCCTCCGACGAGGAGCGCCCCGTGGCTCGCATGCCGGCGGAGTCCCCCGTCCTCACGTCCCAGGGGCGCCACCCGAACGCGGGTTCGCGCCCCTGA
- a CDS encoding HU family DNA-binding protein encodes MTKAELVEVVAAQSKLTKKSAAQILDIVFNNIGKAVKKDTRFSYPGFGTWSLRSRKARKIRNPQTNEMMKLKASKTVGFRPAKELKNSL; translated from the coding sequence ATGACCAAGGCAGAGCTCGTGGAAGTGGTGGCTGCGCAGTCGAAGCTCACGAAGAAGTCCGCCGCCCAGATCCTCGACATCGTCTTCAACAACATCGGCAAGGCGGTGAAGAAGGACACGCGCTTCAGCTACCCCGGGTTCGGCACGTGGTCGCTGCGCTCGCGCAAGGCGCGGAAGATTCGCAACCCGCAGACCAACGAGATGATGAAGCTCAAGGCGTCGAAGACGGTCGGTTTCCGTCCCGCCAAGGAGCTGAAGAACTCGCTGTAG
- the ltaE gene encoding low-specificity L-threonine aldolase: protein MKPIDFRSDTVTKPTPAMRRLIADAEVGDDVYGEDPTVRRLEERVAERLGLEAAVFVPSGTQANQIAIGAHCRSGDEVLTEEGSHILHYEGGAVPALWGVQPAALPGERGLLKPETVAAAVREDNVHNPRTRLLSLENTHNRGGGTVWPLERFRAVVEAGRKAGLAVHLDGARLFNAEVAAGRPASEWASLTDSTSVCFSKGLGAPVGSALAGRADVIREARRLRKRLGGGMRQAGILAAAALYALEHHVERLAEDHANARRLAEGLAQVPGVKVDLSRVETNMVFADLVRPAAEASALLLKQGVLANPTGPHSIRLVCHLDVSRADIDDALARVRTAFAS, encoded by the coding sequence ATGAAGCCCATCGACTTCCGCTCCGACACCGTGACGAAGCCCACCCCGGCCATGCGGCGCCTCATCGCCGACGCGGAGGTCGGGGACGACGTCTACGGCGAGGACCCCACGGTGCGCCGGTTGGAGGAACGGGTGGCCGAGCGGCTTGGACTGGAGGCGGCCGTCTTCGTCCCGTCCGGCACGCAGGCGAATCAGATCGCCATCGGCGCGCACTGCCGCTCGGGTGACGAGGTGCTGACGGAGGAGGGCAGCCACATCCTGCACTACGAGGGCGGCGCGGTGCCCGCGCTGTGGGGCGTGCAGCCGGCGGCGCTGCCCGGGGAGCGGGGCCTGTTGAAGCCGGAGACGGTGGCGGCGGCGGTGCGCGAGGACAATGTGCACAACCCGCGCACGCGGCTGTTGTCGCTGGAGAACACGCACAACCGAGGGGGCGGCACGGTGTGGCCGCTGGAGCGCTTCCGGGCGGTGGTGGAGGCGGGACGGAAGGCGGGCCTCGCGGTGCACCTGGATGGCGCGCGGCTGTTCAACGCGGAGGTGGCGGCGGGGAGGCCGGCATCCGAGTGGGCATCGCTGACGGATTCGACGTCGGTGTGCTTCTCGAAGGGCCTGGGGGCGCCAGTGGGCTCGGCGCTGGCGGGCAGGGCGGACGTCATCCGCGAGGCGCGGCGGCTGCGCAAGCGGTTGGGGGGAGGCATGCGGCAGGCAGGCATCCTCGCGGCGGCGGCGTTGTACGCGTTGGAGCACCACGTGGAGCGTCTGGCCGAGGACCACGCCAACGCGCGCCGGCTCGCGGAGGGCCTGGCCCAGGTGCCGGGAGTGAAGGTGGACCTGTCGCGGGTGGAGACGAACATGGTGTTCGCGGACCTCGTGCGTCCCGCGGCGGAGGCCTCCGCGCTGCTCTTGAAGCAGGGCGTGCTGGCCAACCCCACCGGTCCGCACTCCATCCGCCTCGTGTGCCACCTGGACGTGTCCAGGGCGGACATCGACGACGCCCTGGCACGAGTCCGCACCGCCTTCGCGAGCTGA